One genomic region from Haloterrigena gelatinilytica encodes:
- a CDS encoding glycosyltransferase family 39 protein has product MSPSLPIETDGEGSRDRSLADVPVELYPIVLVAAALRLFRLESESYWVDEVVSVTIVTSNTPFELLVSVPGNDPHPPLYYLLLSGWTTVFGTGELATRLLSALVGVATVVVLYGVGRRLFDRQVGAIAAVLVAVSPFHVWYSQEVRMYNLLGLLTVLSFYWFVRLQTAESTDETGIRDDIWYVVSTVLLGYTHVFGLFAILAQNAYVFSRYLVRTVPRSRLTLRRWIALEGVTALLLLPWLVRLLRRTVAASAGDTGNVSWIPLPTGETVRGTFAAYLGGQLFEESFPVLVSLVVVGCLVLALSSGRDAVTATDRDASGATTATDREDTPVNAVYVVLLWFVVPILVPIALSHVVTPIFVDRYSIGASLAFFLLIAIGVRTISRPSLRYVVVGVLLVGLAAPLPAYYQDDQKEQWRAAAADVESSVDGDDVVLVSRPFTERTFGYYFDRSVAPTVRIPPDASADEIRASVDGHDDVWIVLSYTDSSTNQRILEAVESRAEYRGPVQVNRYNGIVVVEFERTSGG; this is encoded by the coding sequence ATGTCGCCGTCCCTGCCGATCGAGACGGACGGTGAGGGTAGCCGGGATCGATCACTGGCGGACGTCCCGGTCGAACTGTATCCGATCGTCCTCGTCGCGGCCGCGCTGCGGCTGTTCCGGCTGGAGTCCGAGAGCTACTGGGTCGACGAAGTCGTCTCGGTGACCATCGTCACGTCGAACACGCCGTTCGAACTCCTGGTCAGCGTACCGGGGAACGACCCCCATCCGCCGCTCTACTACCTCCTCCTGTCCGGCTGGACGACGGTCTTCGGAACGGGCGAACTGGCGACGCGACTACTGTCGGCTCTCGTCGGCGTTGCCACCGTCGTCGTCCTCTACGGGGTCGGTCGACGACTCTTCGACAGGCAAGTCGGAGCGATCGCCGCGGTGCTCGTCGCCGTCTCACCGTTCCACGTCTGGTACTCGCAGGAAGTGCGAATGTACAATCTGCTCGGGCTGCTGACCGTCCTTTCGTTCTACTGGTTCGTGCGACTGCAGACGGCGGAATCGACCGACGAGACCGGCATTCGGGACGATATCTGGTACGTTGTCTCCACGGTCCTCCTCGGCTATACCCACGTCTTCGGGCTGTTCGCGATACTCGCCCAGAACGCGTACGTCTTCTCCCGGTATCTGGTCCGGACCGTCCCTCGTTCGCGGCTGACGCTCCGCCGCTGGATCGCCCTCGAAGGAGTCACCGCCCTGCTCCTCCTCCCGTGGCTAGTGAGGCTGCTCCGCCGAACGGTGGCGGCCAGCGCCGGCGATACGGGCAACGTCTCGTGGATTCCGCTACCGACGGGCGAGACGGTCAGAGGGACGTTCGCCGCGTATCTCGGCGGACAGCTGTTCGAGGAGTCGTTCCCGGTTCTCGTCTCGCTCGTCGTCGTCGGCTGTCTGGTGCTCGCGCTCTCGAGCGGCCGGGACGCGGTGACGGCGACCGACCGCGATGCGTCGGGTGCGACGACGGCGACCGACCGCGAGGACACGCCGGTAAACGCCGTGTACGTGGTTCTCCTCTGGTTCGTCGTGCCGATACTCGTCCCGATCGCCCTCTCGCACGTCGTCACGCCGATTTTCGTGGATCGCTACTCGATCGGGGCGTCGCTGGCGTTTTTCCTCCTGATCGCGATCGGCGTGCGGACGATCTCTCGCCCGTCGCTTCGGTACGTCGTCGTCGGGGTGCTCCTCGTCGGTCTCGCGGCGCCCCTCCCGGCGTACTATCAGGACGACCAGAAAGAGCAGTGGCGGGCGGCCGCCGCCGACGTCGAGTCGAGCGTCGACGGCGACGACGTCGTCCTCGTGAGCAGGCCGTTCACGGAGCGGACGTTCGGCTACTACTTCGACCGATCGGTCGCGCCCACGGTTCGGATCCCGCCCGACGCGTCGGCCGACGAGATACGGGCGTCCGTCGACGGACACGACGACGTCTGGATCGTGCTCTCGTACACCGATTCGTCGACCAACCAGCGGATTCTCGAGGCGGTGGAGAGCCGCGCCGAGTACCGGGGGCCGGTACAGGTGAACCGGTACAACGGAATCGTAGTCGTCGAGTTCGAGCGGACGTCGGGTGGCTGA
- a CDS encoding NAD-dependent epimerase/dehydratase family protein, with protein sequence MSDSERADDSSGSLLVTGGTGFLGLHACQYFRDRGWDVTAFDLKPFEPDDDTDGIEFVEGDVRSEASVADALEESDATAVVHTAAALPLWDADRIRETTVDGTRNVLWAANDRDVERVCYVSSTAVYGTHDTHPITEESPLDGVGPYGEAKIEAEKVCQDFRRMGMCVPIVRPKTFIGPQRLGVFQVLFDWIEDGANVPLVGRGNNRYQLLHVRDLVTAIELLLTEDEESVNDTFNVGTDEFGTMKEDFQAPIDYAGTGKRTIGTPAFLTVAVLRVLDELNLSPLYPWVYETAHEDSYVSVEKLKDLGWEPEYSNQEALVETYEWYLENYEADEVADESGLDHRVAWDQGALAVAKKISQRI encoded by the coding sequence ATGAGCGATAGTGAGCGCGCCGACGACTCGAGCGGCTCGCTTCTCGTCACCGGGGGGACCGGATTCCTCGGCCTGCACGCGTGCCAGTACTTCCGCGACCGGGGATGGGACGTCACCGCGTTCGATCTCAAGCCGTTCGAGCCGGACGACGATACGGACGGAATCGAGTTCGTCGAAGGGGACGTTCGAAGCGAGGCGTCCGTCGCCGACGCGCTCGAGGAGAGCGACGCCACCGCGGTGGTGCACACGGCGGCCGCGCTCCCGCTGTGGGACGCCGACCGCATCCGAGAGACGACCGTCGACGGGACGCGAAACGTGCTCTGGGCGGCGAACGACCGCGACGTCGAGCGGGTCTGTTACGTCTCCTCGACGGCGGTGTACGGAACCCACGACACGCACCCCATCACCGAGGAGTCGCCCCTGGACGGGGTCGGCCCCTACGGCGAGGCCAAGATCGAGGCCGAGAAGGTCTGTCAGGACTTCCGCCGCATGGGGATGTGCGTCCCGATCGTTCGCCCGAAGACGTTCATCGGCCCGCAGCGACTCGGCGTGTTTCAGGTGCTGTTCGACTGGATCGAGGACGGCGCGAACGTTCCGCTCGTCGGCCGGGGGAACAACCGCTACCAGCTGCTACACGTTCGCGACCTCGTCACCGCCATCGAACTGCTGCTCACCGAGGACGAGGAATCGGTGAACGACACGTTCAACGTCGGTACCGACGAATTCGGTACGATGAAGGAGGACTTCCAGGCCCCGATCGACTACGCGGGGACGGGCAAACGAACCATCGGAACGCCCGCCTTCCTCACGGTCGCGGTCCTCCGCGTACTGGACGAACTGAACCTCTCGCCGCTGTATCCGTGGGTCTACGAGACGGCCCACGAGGACTCCTACGTCTCCGTCGAGAAGCTGAAGGATCTCGGCTGGGAGCCAGAGTACTCCAACCAAGAGGCGCTCGTGGAGACCTACGAGTGGTACCTCGAGAACTACGAGGCCGACGAGGTGGCCGACGAGAGCGGCTTGGACCACCGCGTCGCGTGGGACCAGGGCGCCCTCGCCGTCGCGAAGAAGATCTCGCAGCGGATCTGA
- a CDS encoding carboxypeptidase M32: MATDQARSEAADDSYAAFEERVRRIANVSNASGILQWDQEVVMPDEGTPARAQQLSALSAISHELLTADETGALLEELEDGDLEEEQAAVVREVRRKYDRETSVPQELVEEISETTTNAHPAWKQAKENDDFEEFAPVLEKLVELKREYAEHIDPDADPYEVLFSDYEPYIDLETAERVLERLREELVPLIDAVEDSDADLETEAFAGEFDDDDQEALARDVLDSLGYDWDRGRLDTAPHPFSSGTQFDARVTTRFEEDDLLGSITSTIHEFGHANYTLGLPDEGYGTPLGEARDLSVHESQSRLWENHVGRSRPFWEQFLPIARERFPELEDVTPEAAYESANQVHDDNLIRVEADELTYHLHIVIRFEIERDLIRGDLAVEDVPEVWNDKYEEYLGVRPETDAEGCLQDIHWSHGSFGYFPTYSLGSVLAAQLYAAAEDELGSEARSASEKPSGDEPRGDLDDDIREGDFEALNGWLRENVHRHGKRYTTPELIERATGQELTADPFLEYVTSKYGELYALEDY, translated from the coding sequence ATGGCGACCGATCAGGCCCGAAGCGAGGCGGCCGACGACAGCTACGCGGCGTTCGAAGAACGCGTTCGGCGGATCGCGAACGTCTCGAACGCGTCCGGCATCCTCCAGTGGGACCAGGAAGTCGTGATGCCCGACGAGGGGACGCCCGCCCGCGCACAGCAGCTCTCGGCGCTGTCCGCGATCAGCCACGAACTGCTGACGGCCGACGAGACCGGCGCGTTGCTCGAGGAGTTAGAAGACGGCGACCTCGAGGAGGAACAGGCCGCGGTCGTCCGGGAAGTCCGGCGCAAGTACGACCGCGAGACCAGCGTCCCGCAGGAACTCGTCGAGGAGATCTCCGAGACGACGACCAACGCTCATCCCGCCTGGAAGCAGGCCAAGGAGAACGACGACTTCGAGGAGTTCGCGCCCGTCCTCGAGAAGCTCGTGGAACTGAAGCGGGAGTACGCCGAACACATCGATCCCGACGCCGACCCCTACGAGGTGCTGTTCTCGGACTACGAGCCCTACATCGACCTCGAGACGGCCGAGCGGGTCCTCGAGCGGCTCCGCGAGGAACTCGTGCCGCTGATCGACGCGGTCGAAGACAGCGACGCCGACCTCGAGACCGAGGCCTTCGCGGGGGAGTTCGACGACGACGATCAGGAGGCGCTGGCGCGGGACGTCCTCGACTCGCTGGGGTACGACTGGGATCGCGGTCGGCTGGACACCGCACCCCACCCGTTCTCCTCGGGGACGCAGTTCGACGCCCGCGTGACGACCCGCTTCGAGGAGGACGATCTGCTGGGCTCCATCACCTCGACGATCCACGAGTTCGGCCACGCCAACTACACGCTCGGCCTGCCCGACGAGGGCTACGGTACGCCGCTGGGCGAGGCGCGGGACCTCTCGGTCCACGAGTCCCAGTCCCGGCTCTGGGAGAACCACGTCGGCCGTTCCCGGCCCTTCTGGGAGCAGTTCCTGCCGATCGCCCGCGAGCGGTTTCCCGAACTCGAGGACGTCACGCCCGAGGCGGCCTACGAGTCGGCCAACCAGGTCCACGACGACAATCTCATCCGGGTCGAGGCGGACGAACTCACCTACCACCTCCACATCGTGATCCGCTTCGAGATCGAGCGCGATCTGATCCGCGGGGACCTCGCGGTCGAAGACGTCCCGGAGGTCTGGAACGACAAGTACGAGGAGTACCTCGGCGTCCGACCCGAGACCGACGCGGAGGGCTGCCTACAGGACATCCACTGGTCTCACGGCTCCTTCGGCTACTTCCCGACGTACTCGCTCGGTTCCGTGCTCGCGGCGCAGCTGTACGCCGCCGCCGAGGACGAACTCGGGAGCGAGGCGCGTAGCGCCTCGGAAAAGCCGAGCGGCGATGAGCCCCGAGGCGATCTCGACGACGACATCCGCGAGGGCGACTTCGAGGCCCTCAACGGCTGGCTCCGCGAGAACGTCCACCGGCACGGCAAGCGCTACACCACGCCCGAACTGATCGAGCGCGCGACCGGCCAGGAGCTGACGGCCGACCCCTTCCTCGAGTACGTCACGTCGAAGTACGGCGAGCTGTACGCCCTCGAGGACTACTGA
- a CDS encoding decaprenyl-phosphate phosphoribosyltransferase produces MNRAYADRSRVAVTVSGLVREIRPWQWYKQGILLVGLVFSRSLFDPVAVTNVALGIVAFCAVAGTTYIGNDILDIEEDRNHPRKKHRPIASGRVPVSVAVAFAILLFAGGLTLSWYLGPLFLLVVCAYLVQNALYSAFLKEVVIVDVMVIAIGFVLRAVAGVVAIDVSLSPWLVVCTFLGALMLALGKRRHEMVVSDDPAASRATLAEYTEETLDQWLVVVLAALLVSYSLYTFFRGGPWMMTTLPFAFFATFRYHLLVYTRTLGGDPKFLFADPPFLINLVVWGLLVVAVLYRVPPRLLEVIA; encoded by the coding sequence ATGAACCGCGCCTACGCCGACCGGAGTCGGGTCGCGGTGACCGTCTCCGGTCTGGTAAGGGAGATACGCCCCTGGCAGTGGTACAAGCAGGGAATACTGCTCGTGGGGCTCGTCTTCTCCAGGAGCCTGTTCGATCCGGTCGCCGTCACGAACGTCGCCCTCGGGATCGTCGCCTTCTGTGCCGTCGCGGGCACGACGTACATCGGCAACGACATCCTCGATATCGAGGAGGATCGCAACCACCCGCGAAAGAAACACCGCCCCATCGCCAGCGGACGGGTCCCGGTCTCCGTGGCGGTGGCGTTCGCGATCCTGCTCTTCGCCGGCGGTCTCACCCTCTCCTGGTACCTCGGCCCGCTGTTCCTGCTCGTCGTCTGCGCGTACCTCGTACAGAACGCGCTCTACTCCGCGTTTCTGAAGGAGGTCGTCATCGTCGACGTGATGGTCATCGCCATCGGGTTCGTGCTGCGGGCCGTCGCCGGCGTCGTCGCCATCGACGTCTCCCTGAGCCCCTGGCTCGTCGTCTGTACGTTCCTCGGGGCGCTCATGCTCGCGCTCGGCAAGCGCCGCCACGAGATGGTCGTCAGCGACGATCCGGCCGCGTCGCGCGCGACCCTCGCCGAGTACACCGAGGAGACGCTCGACCAGTGGCTCGTCGTCGTTCTGGCGGCGCTGCTCGTCTCCTATTCGCTCTACACGTTCTTCCGCGGCGGTCCGTGGATGATGACCACGCTCCCCTTCGCCTTCTTCGCGACCTTCCGCTACCACCTCCTCGTCTACACGCGAACGCTGGGCGGCGACCCGAAGTTCCTCTTCGCCGATCCCCCGTTTCTCATCAATCTCGTCGTCTGGGGGCTTCTCGTCGTCGCGGTCCTGTACCGGGTCCCGCCCCGACTCCTCGAGGTGATCGCGTGA
- a CDS encoding DolP-mannose mannosyltransferase produces MTVRSRLPSRSPWFAVLGPIVAVLFVVGFGRHLLVDWPTIATDPAFFQHTGWYVLEGGVPYVDVWDVNPPVPFGIAAALAALSGGNMLVLHGLGATLTTLVAAASVPLVGWIARRVTGDDAAAIAAGLTMLVVPELFLLSPEGVRAQFYALFFGVLALALALRDRPFLAGALAALSAGSWQSGAVFALLVVGMAYQRTGGKDALSAVAGGAVVTGAVVLAFAATGGLVPMVVQTVVAPLTAGSSYTLAERVYTILLVFGYGTVLLPVALYGWARAVVRDFRAQWWVPAGGVLLTVQVLFVDLDGSTDALLWLAFVALGVAVAVDRGFGRRPATTDRRDRDATRTNRTPWAAVAVVAVVGLLVLSGLVWHFGSPAPQSTLRTMQAEAETDEDLPISPGDADVPSMQTIYWEQAKPETCHYRLSWNEVRWIAITDDRLNRRQCDAWPSRIDRG; encoded by the coding sequence ATGACCGTCCGCTCGCGTCTCCCGTCTCGCAGTCCGTGGTTCGCCGTCCTCGGTCCGATCGTCGCCGTCCTGTTCGTCGTCGGGTTCGGCAGGCACCTGCTCGTCGACTGGCCGACGATCGCGACCGACCCGGCGTTCTTCCAGCACACGGGTTGGTACGTCCTCGAGGGCGGCGTACCGTACGTCGACGTCTGGGACGTGAACCCGCCCGTTCCGTTCGGAATCGCGGCCGCGCTCGCCGCCCTCTCCGGCGGGAACATGCTCGTTTTGCACGGTCTCGGAGCGACGCTCACGACGCTCGTCGCAGCCGCGAGCGTCCCGCTCGTCGGGTGGATCGCCCGCCGCGTGACCGGGGACGACGCGGCGGCGATCGCCGCCGGCCTCACGATGCTCGTCGTGCCGGAGCTCTTTCTCCTCTCCCCGGAAGGCGTTCGAGCGCAGTTCTATGCGCTGTTTTTCGGCGTCCTCGCGCTCGCGCTGGCCCTCCGCGATAGGCCGTTCCTCGCCGGGGCTCTCGCGGCGCTGAGCGCAGGGTCGTGGCAGTCGGGGGCGGTTTTTGCGCTGCTGGTCGTCGGGATGGCGTACCAGCGAACCGGCGGGAAGGACGCGCTCTCGGCGGTCGCCGGCGGCGCCGTCGTCACCGGTGCCGTCGTCCTCGCGTTCGCGGCCACGGGGGGGCTCGTTCCCATGGTCGTCCAGACGGTGGTCGCCCCGCTGACCGCCGGATCGTCGTACACCCTGGCCGAGCGCGTCTACACGATACTGCTGGTGTTCGGCTACGGAACGGTGCTCCTCCCGGTCGCGCTCTACGGCTGGGCGCGCGCCGTCGTCCGCGATTTCCGAGCGCAGTGGTGGGTTCCGGCGGGCGGCGTGTTACTCACCGTTCAGGTGCTGTTCGTCGACTTAGACGGCTCGACGGACGCGCTTCTCTGGCTCGCGTTCGTCGCGCTCGGCGTCGCCGTCGCCGTCGATCGCGGTTTCGGACGGCGACCGGCGACGACGGACCGCCGCGATCGCGACGCGACGCGGACGAACCGAACTCCGTGGGCGGCCGTGGCCGTCGTCGCCGTCGTCGGCCTGCTCGTCCTCTCGGGACTGGTCTGGCACTTCGGCTCGCCGGCTCCGCAGTCGACGCTCCGGACGATGCAAGCGGAGGCCGAGACGGACGAGGACCTCCCGATTTCGCCGGGCGACGCGGACGTCCCGTCGATGCAGACGATCTACTGGGAGCAGGCGAAACCGGAGACCTGTCACTACCGACTGAGTTGGAACGAGGTGCGGTGGATCGCGATAACCGACGACCGACTGAACAGGCGGCAGTGTGACGCGTGGCCGAGTCGAATCGACCGCGGCTAG
- a CDS encoding PHP domain-containing protein encodes MTRRYDLQVHTDASPCSSTPPERVAAAAVEAGLDGIAVTDHDTLANVAAVRDAAPADLDVVAGVEVTTTEGHLLALDVTEAPPRADPLTVVDRVHEQGGVAVLSHPFDALRQRYETDLEALADAVDGVEAVNSRCVRRRFNERAASFAAARDLPATGGSDAHFPMEVGRAYTRVEGAGSLADAVRDGRVRPGGRGRYLSGHVATKLHQFRTASGRVVAALTSRRSP; translated from the coding sequence ATGACACGACGATACGATCTCCAGGTGCACACGGACGCCTCGCCCTGCTCGAGCACGCCGCCCGAGCGCGTGGCCGCGGCGGCGGTCGAGGCCGGACTCGACGGCATCGCCGTCACCGACCACGACACGCTGGCCAACGTCGCCGCCGTCCGGGACGCCGCGCCGGCCGATCTCGACGTTGTCGCCGGCGTCGAAGTGACGACGACCGAGGGCCACCTGCTGGCCCTCGACGTGACGGAGGCGCCGCCTCGAGCCGATCCGCTGACGGTGGTCGACCGGGTCCACGAGCAGGGCGGCGTCGCCGTCCTCTCGCATCCGTTCGACGCGCTGCGACAGCGCTACGAGACGGACCTCGAGGCCCTCGCCGACGCCGTCGACGGGGTCGAAGCGGTGAACTCCCGCTGCGTTCGCCGCCGGTTCAACGAGCGCGCGGCCTCGTTCGCGGCCGCTCGCGACCTGCCGGCGACCGGCGGCAGCGACGCTCACTTCCCGATGGAAGTCGGCCGCGCGTACACCCGAGTCGAGGGCGCCGGATCGCTCGCGGACGCGGTACGCGACGGGCGCGTGCGTCCGGGCGGTCGCGGACGATACCTCTCCGGGCACGTCGCGACGAAACTCCACCAGTTCCGCACCGCCTCCGGTCGCGTCGTCGCGGCGCTCACCTCGAGGCGATCACCGTGA
- a CDS encoding aryl-sulfate sulfotransferase, whose protein sequence is MADRSQSPLAAVRSGASRGRSALSRNRLRVVFLAVILLSAAAVASAAMSDDLSTASEEDVPDAPATENHTVVTESGRAGTITVYEPDGEVAYYNNTRTKYFDADPVEGDPMTIEYTATDTIHSEGPTCSDPPCALNVIERVDLEDENPEPEVIYERYDYKETAGEWHDSDRINETHVVVADIVADQVFIVNTETEVVEWLWDAQSDFPVEGGGPYPGDWAHINDVEYIDEGQHEGRIVASLRNQDQVVFLDREEGLVENWTLGSENDYDVQYEQHNPDYIPESQGGPAIVVADSENGRVQEFHREDGEWNRTWQWEDDRIQWPRDADRLPNGNTLIADSHGNRVIEVNESGDIVWEVGSTLPYEAERLETGPESEGGQSAAELGLESRTVDDSGGGGGSSGLFGFDPLGWAGDLLEDLLPHRIHNGLLFASPVWMGASEFAAVGIAILTGLAWLGMETRWKLRDAGVRFRLPVYRRGD, encoded by the coding sequence GTGGCTGATCGTTCGCAATCGCCGCTCGCAGCCGTCCGGTCGGGTGCGTCCCGGGGTCGATCGGCGCTCTCGCGGAACCGCCTCCGCGTCGTTTTTCTGGCCGTCATCCTCCTCTCGGCCGCCGCCGTGGCGAGCGCGGCGATGAGCGACGACCTCTCGACCGCCTCCGAGGAGGACGTTCCGGACGCGCCGGCGACCGAGAACCACACGGTCGTAACCGAGTCCGGACGGGCGGGGACGATCACCGTCTACGAGCCCGACGGCGAGGTGGCGTACTACAATAACACGCGGACGAAGTACTTCGACGCCGACCCCGTCGAGGGCGACCCGATGACCATCGAGTACACGGCGACGGACACGATCCACAGCGAGGGACCGACCTGTAGCGACCCGCCGTGCGCGCTGAACGTCATCGAGCGCGTCGACCTCGAGGACGAGAATCCCGAGCCCGAGGTCATCTACGAGCGCTACGACTACAAGGAGACCGCCGGCGAGTGGCACGACTCCGACCGCATCAACGAGACGCACGTGGTCGTCGCCGACATCGTCGCCGATCAGGTCTTCATCGTCAACACGGAGACGGAGGTCGTCGAGTGGCTCTGGGACGCCCAGAGCGACTTCCCCGTCGAGGGCGGCGGCCCGTACCCCGGCGACTGGGCTCACATCAACGACGTCGAGTACATCGACGAGGGCCAACACGAGGGGCGGATCGTGGCCAGCCTCCGGAACCAGGACCAGGTCGTCTTCCTCGACCGGGAGGAGGGACTGGTCGAGAACTGGACGCTGGGCAGCGAGAACGACTACGACGTCCAGTACGAACAGCACAACCCCGATTACATCCCCGAATCACAGGGCGGGCCGGCGATCGTCGTCGCTGACTCCGAGAACGGCCGCGTTCAGGAGTTCCATCGCGAGGACGGCGAGTGGAACCGCACCTGGCAGTGGGAGGACGACCGGATTCAGTGGCCCCGCGACGCCGACCGCCTCCCCAACGGGAACACGCTCATCGCCGACAGTCACGGCAACCGCGTGATCGAGGTCAACGAGTCCGGCGACATCGTCTGGGAAGTCGGATCGACCCTCCCCTACGAGGCGGAACGCCTCGAGACCGGCCCCGAAAGCGAGGGCGGGCAGAGCGCGGCCGAACTCGGCCTCGAGTCGCGCACGGTCGACGACAGCGGCGGCGGAGGCGGGAGCAGTGGCCTCTTCGGCTTCGATCCGCTCGGCTGGGCCGGCGACCTCCTCGAGGATCTCCTGCCACACCGGATCCACAACGGACTGCTGTTCGCGTCGCCGGTCTGGATGGGCGCCTCCGAGTTCGCGGCCGTCGGCATCGCGATCCTGACCGGGCTGGCATGGCTCGGGATGGAGACCCGATGGAAACTCCGCGACGCCGGCGTTCGGTTCCGCCTGCCCGTCTACCGGCGGGGCGACTGA
- a CDS encoding universal stress protein yields the protein MDTRILVPTDGSDSARAALEHALDIAADRDAVVHVLNVADTNQPSLTRLGTQVVDALEEEGEEIVSAAAELAAERDVAVSTHVVQGEPRETIVEFVTAGAESESESDDADGVAFDFVVMGAHGRRGLGEYILGSVTDYVVNRSEVPVLTVRAADDARATYPYGDVLVPTDGSVHARAAVELGAQFANRCGGTLHLLSVMDELPEVADAETAPLPAQLEENLREALEEDAATAARAGADDVETAIETGSVPREVLAYAEAEAIDLVVMGTHGRTGIDRHLLGSFTERVIRTSPVPVLTTRRAEEMD from the coding sequence ATGGATACTCGCATTCTCGTTCCGACCGACGGGAGCGACTCCGCGAGGGCGGCCCTCGAGCACGCGCTGGATATCGCCGCCGACCGGGACGCGGTCGTGCACGTCCTCAACGTCGCGGACACGAACCAGCCGAGTCTCACGCGCCTCGGCACGCAGGTCGTCGACGCCTTAGAGGAGGAAGGCGAGGAGATCGTGTCGGCGGCCGCCGAACTGGCCGCGGAGCGCGACGTGGCCGTCAGCACGCACGTCGTCCAGGGCGAACCGCGCGAGACGATCGTCGAGTTCGTCACCGCCGGCGCGGAGTCGGAGTCGGAGTCGGACGACGCGGACGGCGTCGCGTTCGATTTCGTCGTGATGGGAGCCCACGGCCGACGCGGCCTGGGCGAGTACATCCTCGGCAGCGTCACGGACTACGTCGTCAACCGGAGCGAGGTGCCGGTGCTGACGGTTCGCGCGGCCGACGACGCGAGGGCGACCTACCCCTACGGGGACGTCCTCGTGCCGACCGACGGGAGCGTTCACGCGAGGGCGGCGGTCGAACTCGGCGCGCAGTTCGCCAACCGCTGTGGCGGGACGTTGCACCTGCTGTCGGTCATGGACGAACTGCCGGAGGTCGCCGACGCGGAAACGGCCCCGCTCCCCGCCCAACTCGAGGAGAACTTGCGGGAGGCGCTCGAGGAGGACGCGGCGACCGCCGCGCGGGCGGGCGCCGACGACGTCGAGACCGCCATCGAGACCGGCTCGGTGCCGCGAGAGGTCCTCGCCTACGCCGAGGCGGAGGCGATCGACCTCGTCGTGATGGGCACCCACGGCCGGACCGGTATCGACCGCCACTTGCTCGGCAGTTTCACGGAGCGCGTCATTCGCACGTCCCCGGTTCCCGTTCTCACGACGCGCCGCGCCGAGGAGATGGACTGA
- a CDS encoding lysylphosphatidylglycerol synthase transmembrane domain-containing protein: MTTSGEAGGVGRSVVDRCRRVVRDHGVWLTALLSVAVFLGLAAYANVGDVTNALATLRWRTFATVIGLTTIGYGFRFAKWHYYLRRLEVDVPLEASAIAFFSGLMMVVTPGKAGEVWKAWFLRDTRGVPASKTTSVVGAERITDLIALSAMAALGLLVYSRSSLPIVAVLGAIGAGIGLLQWRRACLAILARLESLPVVGEYATELERFYESAYQLFRFRPLVVATLVSLAAWGLEGVALWLVLDGFGVETSVVIGLFVFGLGSVVGAVSMLPGGLAAAEASMVGVLLTFGYPEAVAAAATVVIRVGTLWYAAALGTAVFLAYTATR, translated from the coding sequence GTGACGACGAGCGGTGAGGCCGGCGGGGTCGGTCGGAGCGTCGTCGACCGCTGCCGGCGGGTCGTCCGCGATCACGGCGTCTGGCTGACGGCGCTGCTCTCGGTCGCCGTCTTCCTCGGCCTCGCCGCCTACGCGAACGTCGGCGACGTGACGAACGCCCTCGCCACCCTGCGCTGGCGGACGTTCGCGACCGTCATCGGCCTGACGACGATCGGCTACGGCTTCCGCTTCGCCAAGTGGCACTACTACCTCCGGCGCCTCGAGGTAGACGTTCCGCTCGAGGCGAGCGCCATCGCCTTCTTCAGCGGCCTGATGATGGTCGTCACGCCGGGGAAGGCCGGCGAGGTCTGGAAGGCGTGGTTCCTCCGCGATACGCGCGGGGTCCCCGCGAGCAAGACCACCTCCGTCGTCGGCGCCGAGCGCATCACGGATCTCATCGCGCTCAGCGCGATGGCCGCGCTCGGCCTGCTGGTCTACAGCCGTTCGTCGCTCCCCATCGTCGCCGTTCTCGGCGCCATCGGAGCCGGGATCGGCCTGCTCCAGTGGCGACGGGCCTGTCTGGCGATCCTCGCGCGACTCGAGTCGCTCCCGGTCGTCGGCGAGTACGCGACCGAACTCGAGCGGTTCTACGAGAGCGCGTACCAGTTGTTTCGGTTCCGCCCGCTGGTCGTCGCGACGCTGGTCAGTCTCGCGGCGTGGGGTCTGGAGGGCGTCGCGCTCTGGCTGGTGCTCGACGGGTTCGGCGTCGAAACCAGCGTCGTGATCGGGCTGTTCGTCTTCGGCCTCGGATCGGTCGTCGGAGCGGTGTCGATGCTGCCCGGCGGACTCGCGGCGGCGGAGGCGTCGATGGTCGGCGTGTTGCTCACGTTCGGCTACCCCGAAGCCGTCGCGGCCGCCGCGACGGTCGTGATCCGCGTGGGGACGCTGTGGTACGCCGCGGCGCTCGGCACGGCGGTGTTTCTCGCGTACACGGCGACCCGCTGA